One segment of Alistipes finegoldii DSM 17242 DNA contains the following:
- the tuf gene encoding elongation factor Tu, giving the protein MAKEKFDRSKPHVNIGTIGHVDHGKTTLTAAITTVLAKKGLSELRSFDSIDNAPEEKERGITINTSHVEYQTANRHYAHVDCPGHADYVKNMVTGAAQMDGAILVVAATDGPMPQTNEHVLLARQVNVPRIVVFLNKCDMVDDPEMLDLVEMEVRDLLSKYEYDGDNAPVIRGSALGGLNGEPAWEDKIMELMNAVDEYIPIPQRENEKPFLMPVEDVFSITGRGTVVTGRIETGIIHVGDPVEIVGLEEKTLTSTCTGVEMFRKLLDEGEAGDNVGLLLRGIDKKEVKRGMVVAKPGSITPHTEFEAEVYILKKEEGGRHTPFHNNYRPQFYLRTMDVTGEVHLPAGVDMVMPGDHVTITVKLIYPVAINEGLRFAIREGGRTVGAGQILKIVK; this is encoded by the coding sequence ATGGCAAAAGAAAAATTCGACCGTTCGAAACCGCATGTGAACATCGGTACCATCGGACACGTTGACCACGGTAAGACCACCCTTACCGCTGCTATCACGACCGTTCTGGCTAAGAAAGGTCTGTCGGAGCTTCGTTCGTTCGACTCCATCGACAACGCTCCTGAGGAGAAAGAGCGTGGTATCACGATCAACACCTCGCACGTTGAGTACCAGACGGCCAACCGCCACTATGCTCACGTAGACTGCCCCGGACACGCCGACTATGTGAAGAACATGGTTACCGGTGCCGCTCAGATGGACGGTGCCATTCTGGTAGTTGCCGCAACGGACGGCCCGATGCCCCAGACCAACGAGCACGTGCTGCTCGCCCGTCAGGTGAACGTTCCCCGCATCGTTGTTTTCTTGAACAAGTGCGACATGGTGGACGACCCCGAAATGCTCGACCTCGTCGAGATGGAGGTTCGCGACCTGCTTTCGAAATACGAATATGACGGCGACAACGCTCCCGTTATCCGCGGTTCCGCACTCGGCGGCCTGAACGGCGAGCCGGCATGGGAGGACAAGATCATGGAGCTGATGAACGCTGTTGACGAGTATATTCCGATCCCGCAGCGTGAGAACGAGAAGCCGTTCCTGATGCCTGTCGAGGACGTGTTCTCGATCACCGGCCGCGGTACCGTTGTAACGGGCCGTATCGAGACCGGTATCATCCACGTAGGCGATCCCGTCGAGATCGTAGGTCTTGAGGAGAAGACCCTGACTTCGACCTGTACGGGCGTCGAGATGTTCCGCAAGCTGCTCGACGAGGGCGAGGCCGGCGACAACGTAGGTCTGCTGCTCCGCGGTATCGACAAGAAAGAGGTTAAGCGCGGTATGGTAGTCGCTAAACCCGGCTCGATCACCCCGCACACCGAGTTCGAGGCTGAGGTCTACATCCTGAAGAAGGAAGAGGGTGGCCGTCACACGCCGTTCCACAACAACTATCGTCCCCAGTTCTATCTGCGTACGATGGACGTGACCGGTGAGGTTCACCTGCCCGCAGGCGTAGACATGGTTATGCCCGGCGACCACGTGACCATCACCGTGAAGCTGATCTACCCGGTAGCTATCAACGAAGGTCTGCGTTTCGCAATCCGCGAGGGTGGCCGTACGGTAGGTGCAGGTCAGATCCTGAAGATCGTGAAATAA
- the secE gene encoding preprotein translocase subunit SecE, translating to MFNYVKESYNELVNKVTWPTFPQLQSSTIVVMVASVIFAIVVLAMDLTFENLMAVIYKTLGNLGR from the coding sequence ATGTTCAATTACGTTAAAGAATCCTACAACGAGCTTGTAAACAAGGTGACGTGGCCCACGTTTCCCCAGCTCCAAAGCTCTACGATCGTCGTGATGGTGGCTTCGGTCATTTTCGCCATTGTCGTGCTGGCTATGGACCTGACGTTCGAGAACCTGATGGCCGTCATTTACAAGACACTGGGTAATCTTGGCCGTTAA
- the nusG gene encoding transcription termination/antitermination protein NusG: MSEIKKQWYVVRAIGGKENKVKEYIEAEIRHNNLEEYISQVLIPTEKVYTIRNGKKVSKEKVSYPGYVLVEAAFVGQIPIIIRNTPNVLGFLGDTKEDSRKMNATPLRPQEVARILGRVDEMNAMEEENEIPFFVGETVKVTDGPFSSFQGTIEAVDNERKKLTVSVKIFGRKTPMELGFTQVEKE; encoded by the coding sequence ATGAGCGAGATTAAGAAGCAGTGGTATGTCGTCCGGGCTATCGGCGGTAAGGAAAACAAGGTCAAAGAGTATATCGAGGCCGAAATCCGCCATAATAATCTGGAGGAGTACATATCTCAGGTGCTGATTCCCACCGAAAAGGTATACACCATCCGCAACGGAAAGAAAGTCTCCAAGGAGAAGGTTTCTTATCCGGGCTACGTATTGGTGGAGGCCGCGTTTGTAGGTCAGATTCCGATTATAATTCGTAACACTCCCAATGTGCTGGGTTTCCTCGGCGATACCAAGGAAGACAGTCGCAAGATGAATGCCACGCCGCTGCGTCCGCAGGAGGTGGCCCGCATCCTCGGCCGCGTCGATGAGATGAACGCCATGGAGGAGGAGAACGAAATACCATTCTTTGTCGGCGAGACCGTCAAGGTCACCGATGGCCCTTTCTCAAGCTTCCAGGGTACCATCGAGGCCGTCGACAACGAGCGCAAGAAACTCACGGTATCGGTGAAGATATTCGGGCGCAAGACTCCTATGGAGTTGGGTTTCACACAAGTAGAAAAAGAATAA
- the rplK gene encoding 50S ribosomal protein L11 has translation MAKEVAAFIKLQIKGGAANPSPPVGPALGSKGVNIMDFCKQFNARTQDKAGKVLPVIITVYSDKSFDFVVKQPPVAIQLKEAAKVQKGSAQPNRDKVGQVTWDQVREIAQDKMPDMNCFTLEAAMRMIAGTARSMGINVVGEFPNM, from the coding sequence ATGGCAAAAGAGGTTGCTGCATTTATTAAATTGCAGATCAAAGGTGGTGCCGCCAATCCTTCGCCCCCGGTTGGTCCCGCATTGGGTTCTAAGGGAGTCAATATCATGGACTTCTGTAAGCAGTTCAATGCGCGTACCCAGGACAAGGCAGGGAAGGTTCTCCCGGTCATCATCACGGTTTACAGCGATAAGTCGTTCGACTTTGTTGTAAAACAGCCGCCTGTAGCTATTCAGCTCAAGGAAGCAGCCAAAGTGCAGAAGGGTTCCGCACAGCCTAACCGCGACAAGGTCGGTCAGGTGACGTGGGATCAGGTGCGCGAGATCGCTCAGGACAAAATGCCTGACATGAACTGCTTTACCTTAGAGGCTGCTATGCGTATGATCGCTGGTACCGCTCGCAGTATGGGTATCAACGTCGTCGGTGAATTTCCTAATATGTAA
- the rplA gene encoding 50S ribosomal protein L1 yields MSKLTKNQKIAYAKVEANKAYKLSEAAALLKEITFTKFDASVDIDVRLGVDPRKANQMVRGVVTLPHGTGKQVRVLVLCTPEKEAEAQAAGADYVGLDEFVDKIKGGWTDVDVIICTPNVMGKVGALGRILGPRGLMPNPKTGTVTMEVGKAVQEVKSGKIDFKVDKFGIIHTSVGKVSFSADQIVDNAKEVLNMILKLKPAAAKGSYVKSIYLSTTMSPGLQIDSKSVETK; encoded by the coding sequence ATGAGTAAGTTGACAAAAAATCAAAAGATCGCCTACGCCAAGGTGGAAGCCAATAAGGCTTACAAGCTCTCGGAGGCTGCCGCTCTTCTGAAGGAGATTACGTTCACGAAATTCGACGCTTCGGTTGATATCGACGTGCGTCTGGGAGTCGATCCCCGCAAGGCCAATCAGATGGTCCGCGGCGTTGTGACGCTGCCCCACGGTACGGGTAAGCAGGTGCGCGTGCTGGTGCTCTGTACTCCTGAGAAGGAGGCTGAGGCTCAGGCTGCCGGCGCCGATTACGTAGGTTTGGACGAGTTTGTTGATAAGATCAAGGGCGGCTGGACCGACGTTGACGTTATCATCTGCACGCCGAACGTAATGGGCAAGGTTGGTGCGCTGGGCCGTATTCTGGGTCCCCGCGGCCTGATGCCTAACCCCAAGACCGGTACGGTTACGATGGAGGTGGGCAAAGCCGTTCAGGAAGTGAAATCGGGTAAGATCGACTTCAAGGTCGACAAATTCGGTATCATTCACACTTCGGTAGGTAAGGTTTCGTTCTCGGCCGATCAGATCGTGGACAACGCGAAAGAGGTGCTGAACATGATTCTCAAACTGAAACCGGCTGCTGCGAAAGGTTCTTATGTGAAGAGTATTTATCTCTCGACCACGATGAGTCCCGGCTTGCAGATTGATTCCAAATCAGTAGAAACCAAATAA
- the rplJ gene encoding 50S ribosomal protein L10 yields MTKEEKLVVINAIAEQLQAYPHFYIADIAALDAEQTAALRRKCFENDVKLVVVKNTLLGKALEKVEKADADLVKVLEGPTSIMFANVAKAPAVLIKEFRKKSDKPVLKAAFAEGCVYVGDDQLDALCNIKSKEELIGDIIALLQSPAKNVISALQANAGQKIAGIVKTLESRNN; encoded by the coding sequence ATGACAAAGGAAGAAAAACTGGTCGTTATTAACGCCATTGCCGAGCAGCTCCAAGCTTATCCTCACTTCTATATCGCCGACATCGCGGCGCTTGACGCAGAGCAGACCGCTGCCCTGCGCCGCAAGTGCTTCGAAAACGACGTCAAACTGGTAGTCGTGAAGAACACGCTGCTGGGCAAGGCGCTGGAGAAGGTGGAGAAGGCTGACGCTGATCTGGTAAAAGTATTGGAGGGTCCGACCTCGATTATGTTCGCCAACGTTGCGAAGGCTCCTGCGGTCCTGATCAAGGAATTCCGCAAGAAGTCCGACAAACCCGTTCTGAAAGCGGCTTTCGCCGAGGGATGCGTTTACGTGGGCGACGATCAGCTGGACGCTCTGTGTAACATCAAGTCGAAGGAGGAGCTTATCGGCGATATCATCGCACTGCTCCAGTCTCCTGCGAAGAATGTTATTTCTGCATTGCAGGCTAATGCAGGCCAAAAGATTGCGGGCATCGTGAAGACGCTCGAATCGAGAAACAACTAA
- the rplL gene encoding 50S ribosomal protein L7/L12, whose protein sequence is MADVKKLAEELVNLKVTEVNELATILKEEYGIEPAAAAVAVAAPAAGAGEAAAAEKSTFDVILKTAGQAKLQVIKVVKDLAGLSLGDAKALVDGAPKAVKEGVSKEEAESIKAQLEEAGAEVELK, encoded by the coding sequence ATGGCAGACGTAAAGAAACTTGCTGAAGAACTGGTAAACCTCAAGGTTACCGAGGTAAACGAATTGGCTACCATCCTCAAGGAGGAGTATGGCATTGAACCGGCTGCTGCCGCTGTTGCCGTTGCAGCTCCCGCTGCTGGCGCAGGCGAGGCTGCTGCCGCCGAGAAGTCGACTTTCGACGTGATTCTGAAGACCGCCGGTCAGGCAAAACTTCAGGTTATCAAGGTCGTTAAGGACCTCGCTGGTCTTTCGCTGGGCGACGCTAAAGCTCTCGTTGACGGCGCTCCCAAGGCTGTTAAAGAGGGTGTCTCCAAGGAAGAGGCCGAGTCGATCAAGGCTCAGCTTGAGGAGGCTGGTGCTGAAGTTGAGCTTAAGTAG
- the rpoB gene encoding DNA-directed RNA polymerase subunit beta, with amino-acid sequence MSTAKTQQRISFSTVKNRVPYPDLLEVQLKSFRDFFQMDTTAENRKNEGLYKVFQENFPITDTRNNFVLEFIDYYIDPPRYSIEECLERGLTYSVPLKAKLKLYCTDDEHEDFGVVVQDVYFGTIPYMTERGTFVINGAERVIVSQLHRSPGVFFGQSMHTNGTKLYSARIIPFKGSWIEFATDINNVMYAYIDRKKKLPVTTLLRAIGYEADQQILEIFDLADEVKVTKANLKKAVGRKLAARVLSTWVEDFVDEDTGEVVSIERNNVIVDRETVLEEEHVDQILESGAKTILLHKESLSGIDFSIIYNTLQKDPCNSEKEAVVYIYRQLRASEPPDEATARDVIEKLFFSDKRYDLGDVGRYRINKKLDLDTDPAIRTLTREDIIAIIKYLIQLINSKADVDDIDHLSNRRVRTVGEQLSNQFSVGFVRMARTIRERMNVRDNEVFTPVDLINAKTLSSVINSFFGTSQLSQFMDQINPLAEITHKRRLSALGPGGLSRDRAGFEVRDVHYTHYGRLCPIESPEGPNIGLISSLCVYAKISPMGFIETPYRKVENGQIDMNNDDIRYYSAEEEEGKIVAQANMPIDDEGHFLQPDRIKAREGADFPVVTAEEVNLMDVAPNQIASIAASLIPFLEHDDANRALMGSNMMRQAVPLVTTDAPIVGTGIEKDMISDSRIQIVAEGDGEVTFADATKIQIRYERTEDEILASFEPEVTTYELPRYRRTNQNTSITLKPIVLTGDKVVKGQILTEGYSTQHGELALGRNLKVAFMPWKGYNFEDAIVISERIQREDIFTSVHVDEYIMEVRDTKRGVEELTSDIPNVSEDATKDLDANGIIRIGANVHPGDILIGKITPKGESDPSPEEKLLRAIFGDKAGDVKDASLKAQPSLHGVVIDTKLYSRANKEGKKGKSAEKVQIEKLDEKFAAEIAELTKRLVAKLWTLLQGKTTTGVTDYFGVELYPAGTKFSQKMLEEIARKTTDEKTGVVMGYLNLGTCKWTGDAHTDALIEATINNYTIEWKKADAAIKREKYNITNGDELPQTGVIQMAKVYIAKKRKLKVGDKMAGRHGNKGIVARIVRDEDMPFLEDGTIVDICLNPLGVPSRMNLGQIYETVLGWAGRELGLKFATPIFDGASLDQINEYTAKAGIPHSGRTYLYDGGTGEMFDQPATVGVIYMLKLGHMIDDKMHARSIGPYSLITQQPLGGKAQFGGQRFGEMEVWALEGFGAANILQEILTIKSDDVMGRAKAYEAIVKGENLPKPGIPEAMNVLLHELRGLALSVKLE; translated from the coding sequence ATGTCCACAGCAAAAACACAACAAAGAATTAGCTTTTCGACAGTCAAGAACCGGGTGCCTTATCCCGATCTGCTGGAGGTACAGCTTAAATCATTCCGGGACTTTTTCCAGATGGACACCACGGCCGAAAATCGTAAAAACGAGGGGCTGTATAAGGTGTTTCAGGAGAATTTCCCCATTACGGATACCCGGAACAATTTCGTTCTGGAGTTCATCGACTACTATATCGACCCGCCGCGCTACTCGATCGAGGAGTGTCTGGAGCGCGGGCTGACGTACAGCGTTCCCCTGAAAGCCAAACTCAAGCTTTACTGCACGGACGACGAGCACGAAGATTTCGGTGTCGTCGTTCAGGATGTGTACTTCGGTACGATTCCCTATATGACCGAACGCGGTACGTTCGTCATCAACGGTGCGGAGCGTGTCATCGTATCCCAGCTGCACCGTTCGCCGGGCGTGTTCTTCGGACAGAGCATGCACACCAACGGCACGAAGCTCTATTCGGCGCGTATCATTCCTTTCAAGGGTTCGTGGATCGAATTTGCAACGGACATCAACAACGTGATGTATGCCTACATCGACCGTAAGAAGAAGCTTCCCGTCACCACGCTGCTGCGCGCCATCGGCTACGAGGCGGACCAGCAGATTCTCGAAATCTTCGATCTGGCGGACGAAGTGAAGGTCACGAAGGCCAACCTCAAGAAGGCCGTGGGCCGCAAGCTCGCCGCACGTGTGCTTTCGACGTGGGTCGAGGACTTCGTGGACGAAGATACGGGCGAGGTGGTTTCCATCGAGCGCAACAACGTTATCGTGGACCGCGAGACGGTCCTCGAAGAGGAACATGTGGACCAGATTCTCGAAAGCGGCGCCAAGACGATCCTCCTGCATAAGGAGAGCCTGTCGGGCATCGATTTCTCGATCATATACAATACCCTGCAGAAAGACCCCTGCAACTCCGAGAAGGAGGCTGTCGTTTACATCTACCGGCAGCTGCGCGCTTCGGAGCCGCCCGATGAGGCGACGGCGCGCGATGTCATCGAGAAGCTGTTCTTCTCGGACAAGCGCTACGACTTGGGCGACGTGGGCCGCTACCGCATCAACAAGAAGCTGGATCTGGATACCGATCCGGCCATTCGCACGTTGACGCGCGAGGACATCATCGCCATTATCAAATACCTGATCCAGCTGATCAACTCCAAGGCCGACGTGGACGATATCGACCACCTGTCGAACCGCCGCGTGCGCACCGTGGGCGAACAGCTGTCGAATCAGTTCTCGGTAGGTTTCGTGCGCATGGCGCGTACGATCCGCGAGCGTATGAACGTGCGTGACAACGAGGTGTTTACGCCGGTGGATCTGATCAACGCCAAGACGTTGTCTTCGGTGATCAACTCGTTCTTCGGCACTTCGCAGCTCTCGCAGTTCATGGACCAGATCAACCCGCTGGCCGAAATTACGCACAAGCGCCGTCTGTCGGCCCTCGGCCCCGGCGGTCTGTCGCGTGACCGCGCCGGTTTCGAGGTGCGAGACGTACACTACACGCATTACGGCCGTCTCTGCCCGATCGAGTCGCCGGAAGGCCCGAACATCGGTCTGATTTCGTCGCTCTGCGTTTATGCGAAGATTTCGCCGATGGGATTCATCGAGACTCCCTACCGGAAGGTCGAGAACGGACAGATCGACATGAACAACGACGACATCCGCTACTACTCGGCCGAAGAGGAGGAGGGCAAGATCGTCGCGCAGGCGAACATGCCGATCGACGACGAAGGCCACTTCCTGCAGCCCGACCGTATCAAGGCGCGCGAAGGCGCCGACTTCCCGGTGGTTACCGCCGAGGAGGTGAATCTGATGGACGTGGCTCCGAACCAGATCGCTTCGATCGCCGCGAGCCTTATCCCGTTCCTCGAACACGATGACGCCAACCGCGCCCTGATGGGTTCGAACATGATGCGTCAGGCCGTGCCTCTGGTGACTACGGACGCTCCTATCGTCGGCACGGGCATCGAGAAGGACATGATCTCTGACAGCCGCATCCAGATTGTGGCCGAAGGCGACGGCGAAGTGACTTTCGCCGACGCGACGAAGATACAGATCAGGTACGAGCGTACGGAAGACGAGATTCTGGCGTCGTTCGAGCCGGAAGTGACCACATACGAGCTTCCGCGCTACCGCCGTACCAACCAGAATACTTCCATCACCCTGAAGCCCATCGTACTGACGGGCGACAAGGTCGTGAAGGGACAGATCCTTACCGAAGGCTATTCGACGCAGCACGGTGAGCTGGCTCTGGGCCGCAACCTGAAGGTGGCGTTCATGCCTTGGAAGGGTTACAACTTCGAGGACGCCATCGTGATTTCGGAGCGTATCCAGCGTGAGGACATCTTCACGTCGGTGCACGTTGACGAGTACATCATGGAGGTGCGCGACACCAAGCGCGGTGTCGAGGAGCTGACTTCGGACATTCCGAACGTGAGCGAGGACGCTACCAAGGACCTCGACGCGAACGGTATCATCCGTATCGGCGCCAACGTGCATCCGGGCGACATCCTGATCGGCAAGATCACCCCGAAGGGCGAAAGCGATCCTTCGCCTGAGGAGAAGCTGCTCCGCGCCATCTTCGGCGACAAGGCCGGCGACGTGAAGGACGCCTCGCTCAAGGCGCAGCCTTCGCTGCACGGCGTGGTGATCGACACGAAGCTCTACAGCCGCGCCAACAAGGAGGGCAAGAAGGGCAAGAGCGCCGAGAAGGTGCAGATCGAGAAACTCGACGAGAAGTTCGCAGCCGAGATTGCGGAGCTGACCAAACGGCTGGTGGCCAAGTTGTGGACCCTGCTTCAGGGCAAGACCACGACCGGCGTCACCGACTACTTCGGCGTGGAACTCTATCCCGCAGGCACGAAATTCTCGCAGAAGATGCTGGAGGAGATCGCCCGCAAGACCACGGACGAGAAGACCGGCGTGGTGATGGGTTATCTGAATCTCGGCACCTGCAAGTGGACGGGTGACGCCCACACCGACGCGCTGATCGAAGCTACCATTAACAATTATACCATCGAATGGAAGAAGGCCGACGCCGCCATCAAGCGTGAGAAGTACAACATCACCAACGGCGACGAGCTTCCGCAGACGGGCGTCATTCAGATGGCCAAGGTCTACATCGCCAAGAAGCGCAAGCTCAAGGTGGGCGACAAGATGGCAGGACGCCACGGCAACAAGGGTATCGTAGCCCGTATCGTGCGCGACGAGGACATGCCGTTCCTCGAAGACGGTACGATCGTCGATATCTGTCTGAACCCGCTGGGCGTGCCTTCGCGAATGAACCTCGGACAGATTTACGAGACCGTGCTCGGATGGGCGGGCCGTGAACTGGGCCTGAAGTTCGCAACGCCGATCTTCGACGGTGCGTCGCTCGACCAGATCAACGAGTACACGGCCAAGGCGGGTATTCCGCACAGCGGCCGTACGTACCTCTACGACGGCGGCACGGGCGAAATGTTCGACCAGCCGGCGACGGTGGGCGTGATCTACATGCTCAAGCTCGGCCACATGATCGATGACAAGATGCACGCCCGTTCGATCGGTCCCTACTCGCTCATCACGCAGCAGCCGCTCGGCGGTAAGGCCCAGTTCGGCGGCCAGCGTTTCGGTGAGATGGAGGTTTGGGCGCTCGAAGGCTTCGGCGCCGCCAACATCCTGCAGGAGATCCTGACCATCAAGTCCGACGACGTGATGGGCCGCGCCAAGGCTTACGAGGCGATCGTCAAGGGCGAGAACCTGCCCAAACCGGGTATTCCGGAGGCTATGAACGTGCTGCTGCACGAGCTTCGCGGTCTGGCCCTGTCGGTCAAACTCGAATAA